The proteins below are encoded in one region of Alistipes indistinctus YIT 12060:
- a CDS encoding DUF6850 family outer membrane beta-barrel protein, which translates to MATGLGERLSPAGHFMHEVYGNPAAQVYRFKTSLTTIGLSGSYRQEDEAVVSQVGRGNRYAAFDAQSYIRRGKNTVWGGAGYRLGRTMHTEWNENADFELLYPYVWADSVGGNLISERYAFAGGFAREFGRVAWGIYADYRAEIEYRTVDPRPKSVVSDLNLSTGATLSLGECYRLGTSVNLRVYRQKSSMSFYAPLGGPKLYQMLGLGMYSTRFSSSENNTSVYFSGRTYGAGLELFPRDGAGLFLSVHYSGWAVRRILPGYQKLPLTRLVDNVFDGALGWQGQSGIHHWGIKLSGNYAKRLGTEYIYGDASGSQNYPKLGAVEQYRNNRTDLVLSALWGFEEMRGWSFYAEPRGRYYDFEATYLSPSRKMQFGKVGCGGGLTVEKRLRRSVLHLSVSADYLANQTAELKLDGLDMDGSIGQMMQRNFGHLSADMTLYGASFRWNYDFPRASMALYVQGDWQHGSFADGNRSDYARIVFGVAF; encoded by the coding sequence GTGGCTACAGGCCTCGGCGAGCGTCTCTCTCCCGCAGGGCATTTTATGCATGAAGTGTATGGAAATCCGGCAGCTCAGGTTTACCGTTTCAAGACGTCTCTGACCACTATCGGTTTGTCAGGATCTTACCGACAGGAGGACGAAGCAGTGGTGTCACAAGTTGGCCGTGGGAACCGTTATGCGGCATTTGACGCCCAGTCTTATATCCGTCGCGGAAAAAATACGGTTTGGGGCGGAGCCGGATATCGTTTGGGGCGGACGATGCATACGGAGTGGAACGAAAATGCTGATTTCGAGTTGCTTTATCCGTATGTTTGGGCCGATTCAGTGGGCGGGAATCTCATTTCGGAGCGTTATGCATTTGCAGGCGGTTTTGCGCGGGAGTTTGGACGTGTAGCATGGGGGATCTATGCCGATTACCGTGCTGAGATCGAATACCGGACCGTCGATCCGAGGCCGAAAAGTGTGGTTTCAGATCTGAATCTTTCTACCGGAGCGACTCTTTCGCTCGGGGAATGTTATAGATTGGGAACATCGGTCAATTTGCGTGTTTATCGGCAAAAAAGTAGTATGAGCTTTTATGCGCCGTTGGGCGGTCCCAAGTTATATCAGATGCTCGGATTAGGAATGTACAGTACCCGGTTTTCCTCGTCTGAAAATAATACTTCCGTCTATTTCAGCGGGAGAACGTACGGTGCCGGATTGGAGCTATTCCCGCGCGATGGGGCCGGTTTATTCCTGTCGGTACATTATTCCGGTTGGGCGGTACGGCGCATCTTACCCGGCTATCAGAAACTCCCGTTAACAAGGTTGGTGGACAATGTATTTGACGGAGCATTGGGATGGCAGGGACAGAGCGGAATCCATCACTGGGGTATAAAACTGTCCGGCAATTATGCGAAACGGTTAGGAACAGAATATATCTACGGGGACGCTTCTGGCAGCCAGAATTATCCGAAATTGGGTGCGGTAGAGCAGTACCGTAACAACCGGACCGACCTGGTGCTGTCGGCGCTGTGGGGCTTCGAGGAGATGCGCGGCTGGTCGTTTTATGCGGAGCCGAGGGGACGTTATTACGACTTCGAGGCCACTTACCTGAGCCCGTCGCGCAAAATGCAGTTCGGAAAGGTCGGCTGCGGCGGCGGGTTGACCGTCGAAAAACGGCTGCGCCGTTCGGTACTGCACCTGTCGGTATCGGCCGATTATCTGGCGAACCAAACTGCGGAGCTTAAATTGGACGGACTGGACATGGACGGTTCGATCGGGCAGATGATGCAGCGGAATTTCGGCCATTTGAGCGCCGATATGACCCTTTACGGCGCTTCGTTTCGCTGGAATTACGATTTTCCCCGGGCGTCGATGGCCCTGTACGTACAGGGCGATTGGCAGCACGGCAGTTTCGCCGACGGCAACCGTTCCGACTATGCCCGGATCGTTTTCGGCGTCGCATTTTAA
- a CDS encoding DUF4876 domain-containing protein yields the protein MKKMTRIFGVLLLVASAVILTSCKDDEPAIPESVVNWTLTLPETASDGTVSDVTALFTNINTSTTYKGTVTSVTKATVLTVSATVPEGLYKVSVEGTLSYTATDGSRVTSGFRAYQESIAIAGETATIPEAQTSFYSPSEGFVISEVFFTGTTTDKEDQYGDDQYIKIRNNSDQILYADSLAILLSEFKPYDKQDYTPNIMKDYFSVSAVFMIPGTGKDVPVQPGEDLLIAVCGINHKEYNSRSFDLSKADFEFFDWDAADVYPDTDGPAPNLDKWYSSSLTVTGFHNRGSETYAIARMQGTKEDFLTNNKYTATYIWTFEDYTMERTLDTYKVPNAWIVDAVNCSPTSMFEWLVIDSSIDAGWTWCAENNSDKNRYNTAVVRKTGSNGKLQDTNNSTQDFTPHTTPSMLQ from the coding sequence ATGAAAAAAATGACCAGAATTTTCGGTGTCTTATTGTTGGTGGCGTCGGCGGTGATTCTGACCTCTTGTAAGGACGATGAACCCGCTATTCCTGAGAGCGTAGTGAACTGGACGCTGACATTGCCCGAGACGGCCAGTGACGGTACGGTTTCGGATGTAACCGCCTTGTTTACTAACATCAATACCAGTACAACCTATAAAGGAACTGTCACCTCGGTAACCAAAGCTACGGTCCTGACTGTTTCGGCAACTGTTCCGGAAGGCTTGTATAAGGTTAGTGTGGAGGGTACCCTGTCTTATACTGCGACCGATGGCAGTCGAGTGACTTCCGGGTTCAGGGCTTACCAGGAGTCAATCGCCATTGCCGGTGAAACCGCTACGATTCCGGAGGCACAGACTAGTTTCTATTCTCCGTCGGAGGGTTTCGTGATTTCCGAAGTGTTTTTTACGGGAACTACGACTGATAAAGAAGACCAATACGGTGATGACCAGTACATTAAAATCCGGAACAATTCGGATCAAATACTTTATGCCGATAGTTTGGCGATTTTGCTGTCAGAATTCAAACCTTATGACAAGCAGGATTATACCCCGAATATAATGAAAGATTATTTCTCGGTCAGTGCAGTCTTTATGATTCCGGGGACAGGGAAAGATGTTCCGGTGCAGCCGGGCGAAGATCTGTTGATCGCCGTATGCGGCATCAACCACAAGGAGTACAATTCCCGCTCGTTCGACCTGAGCAAGGCTGATTTCGAGTTCTTCGATTGGGATGCGGCGGATGTATACCCCGACACGGACGGTCCTGCTCCCAATCTCGATAAATGGTATTCTTCTTCGCTGACCGTTACCGGTTTCCATAATCGTGGTTCCGAGACCTATGCGATTGCCAGGATGCAAGGAACGAAAGAGGATTTTCTTACAAATAACAAGTATACGGCTACTTATATATGGACATTTGAGGACTATACGATGGAGAGAACCCTTGATACTTATAAAGTCCCCAATGCTTGGATTGTCGATGCTGTTAACTGTAGTCCGACGTCGATGTTCGAATGGCTGGTAATCGATTCTTCGATCGATGCCGGTTGGACGTGGTGCGCAGAGAATAACAGCGATAAAAATCGGTATAACACGGCTGTTGTCCGGAAAACAGGTTCCAATGGTAAATTGCAGGATACGAACAATTCTACCCAGGACTTTACTCCGCACACGACACCTTCTATGTTGCAATAA
- a CDS encoding TonB-dependent receptor: MMLLVFPVRGQQQESRAGLYTVVIQAQNHQTDLPVGFAAVLLTCESDGRILSGSCDDQGICRFERVAAGRYKLRVTFLGYKPYTQVIPVDDSFTWLALLEPDAVNLDEVVVTASESRGMTSSSKIDRQAMEHLQPSSFADLVSLLPGERSTVPNMGAANLIRLREAGSGIQTDGSSTDYDISSLGTSFLMDGVPINTKANMSYLAGNTDNGLANRNTTGRGLDMRTIPTDDIERVEVVRGIPSVEYGDLTSGLIKIDRRKGGNKFNARFKADTYGKLVYAGKGFEWEKRKLTLNVGIDFFDSKIDPRNSLENYKRLNTSVRLSKEWQYKSGSLIYASNLDYGGSFDNVKIDPEINYHKEDSYKSTYNRYAWANNLTWLSKTGRFFRSLELNTSVSLQKDVIDRTRYVSLSGPQPTPPLSTDEGIHDGTWLTPQYVATGGSESLPFSAFTKLIARFSAHGDKAQHDMLIGSDWQMNKNYGQGQIYDPLFPIYPSMTTRPRPYYNIPAGHDFSLFFEDRSVIPVARHKLEVQAGLRASTMLNLADSYALHGKFFFDPRVNLRWSFPRLMVADRPLQFEIGGGMGWHTMTPSLTYLYPDLLYYDWQQLNYYHTNPDYRRLNLKTYVVDRTNYDLQAARNFKWEVRGDISYGENRLSITYFREDITSGFRTATYYQPMSYRKYDATGLDPDAITAPPKLEYLPYTDVTAFGSYGMASNATRLFKEGVEYQFTSKRIPALRTRITIDGAWFRTLYSESEPYWYRPTVNLGGQGVPYVGYYSDPDGSRKISFNTRFMFDTYLPRLKLGFSAAIECMWLYRSWSLRRTGIPDEYMDLEGVRHPFNVDEARNDMYLQWLIITYPESNFNERIEEPFNVGMNLKVTKKFFKERIQLALFVDHLFSYKHEYRGLNGVLVRQMSEMPYFGMEINFNL, translated from the coding sequence CGGGGACAACAGCAGGAATCCCGGGCGGGTTTGTATACGGTTGTCATACAGGCACAAAATCACCAGACGGATTTGCCCGTCGGATTCGCCGCCGTGTTGCTTACATGCGAATCCGACGGGCGGATACTGTCGGGAAGCTGCGACGACCAGGGTATTTGCCGGTTCGAGCGTGTCGCGGCAGGACGCTATAAATTACGGGTTACTTTCTTAGGGTACAAACCTTATACGCAGGTTATCCCTGTGGACGATAGTTTTACGTGGCTGGCTCTCCTTGAACCCGATGCCGTAAATCTGGATGAGGTGGTGGTGACGGCTTCCGAGTCCAGGGGGATGACCAGCTCGTCCAAGATCGACCGTCAGGCCATGGAGCACCTGCAGCCGTCGAGCTTTGCCGATCTGGTATCGTTGCTGCCGGGCGAACGTTCGACGGTTCCCAATATGGGTGCTGCCAACCTGATCCGCCTGAGGGAGGCGGGATCTGGAATCCAGACGGATGGAAGCAGTACCGATTATGATATCTCGTCGCTGGGCACTTCGTTCCTGATGGACGGTGTACCGATCAATACTAAAGCCAATATGTCGTATCTCGCGGGTAATACTGATAATGGACTTGCAAACCGTAATACCACCGGTCGGGGATTGGACATGCGGACTATTCCCACAGATGATATTGAGCGCGTAGAGGTCGTGCGCGGTATTCCGTCGGTCGAATACGGTGACCTGACCAGCGGGTTGATCAAAATAGATCGTCGGAAGGGAGGCAATAAATTTAATGCTCGTTTTAAAGCAGACACGTATGGTAAACTGGTTTATGCGGGCAAAGGTTTCGAATGGGAAAAACGGAAGCTAACCCTCAATGTCGGCATAGATTTTTTCGATTCGAAAATTGATCCCAGGAATTCCCTGGAAAATTATAAACGTCTTAATACGTCGGTCCGTCTTTCAAAGGAATGGCAATACAAATCCGGCTCGTTGATTTATGCTTCAAATCTGGATTACGGTGGGTCGTTCGATAACGTGAAGATCGACCCGGAGATCAACTACCATAAAGAGGACAGCTACAAATCGACCTATAACCGTTATGCATGGGCCAATAACTTGACATGGTTGAGTAAAACGGGACGATTTTTTCGTTCTCTGGAACTGAATACTTCGGTCAGTCTGCAAAAAGATGTAATTGACCGAACCCGGTATGTTTCTCTTTCCGGCCCCCAACCCACACCTCCGCTTTCTACCGACGAGGGCATACATGACGGGACGTGGTTGACGCCGCAATATGTAGCTACGGGAGGATCGGAAAGTTTGCCGTTTAGTGCATTTACCAAGTTGATTGCACGTTTCAGCGCTCATGGGGATAAAGCTCAGCACGATATGCTTATCGGGAGCGATTGGCAGATGAATAAAAATTACGGGCAAGGACAAATATACGATCCTCTCTTTCCTATTTATCCTTCGATGACGACTCGTCCGCGCCCTTATTACAATATCCCGGCGGGACATGATTTTTCCCTTTTTTTTGAGGATCGTAGCGTCATTCCCGTTGCGCGTCATAAACTCGAGGTGCAGGCCGGATTGCGTGCTTCGACCATGTTGAATCTTGCGGACAGCTATGCTTTGCACGGTAAATTCTTTTTCGATCCGCGCGTCAACCTGCGCTGGTCGTTCCCCCGGCTAATGGTAGCCGACCGGCCGTTGCAGTTCGAGATAGGTGGTGGTATGGGGTGGCATACGATGACACCGTCGCTGACCTACCTGTATCCCGATTTGCTCTATTACGATTGGCAGCAGCTGAATTACTACCATACCAATCCCGATTACAGGCGATTGAATTTAAAAACTTATGTGGTAGATCGGACAAATTATGACCTGCAGGCAGCCCGAAATTTCAAATGGGAAGTGCGCGGGGATATTTCTTATGGCGAAAATCGTTTGTCGATTACCTATTTTAGGGAGGATATTACGTCTGGATTTCGTACGGCAACGTATTATCAGCCCATGAGTTACCGTAAATATGATGCGACGGGACTCGATCCTGATGCGATAACGGCTCCACCGAAACTTGAGTATCTTCCTTATACCGATGTAACGGCATTTGGATCTTATGGCATGGCATCCAATGCTACACGTCTTTTTAAAGAAGGTGTTGAATACCAGTTTACTAGTAAACGTATTCCTGCTTTGCGGACGCGTATTACGATTGACGGGGCTTGGTTTCGCACACTTTATAGCGAGAGTGAACCTTATTGGTACCGGCCGACGGTCAATCTGGGCGGTCAGGGGGTACCCTATGTAGGGTATTACAGTGATCCGGATGGGTCCCGGAAAATTTCATTCAATACCCGCTTTATGTTCGATACCTATCTGCCACGGTTGAAGCTGGGTTTCTCTGCCGCTATCGAATGTATGTGGCTCTATCGTTCGTGGTCGTTGCGCCGAACGGGTATTCCGGATGAATATATGGATTTGGAAGGAGTGCGTCATCCGTTTAATGTGGATGAAGCGCGGAACGATATGTATTTGCAATGGCTGATCATTACCTATCCCGAATCTAATTTCAATGAAAGAATTGAAGAACCGTTCAACGTTGGGATGAATCTGAAAGTGACTAAAAAATTCTTTAAAGAGAGGATTCAACTTGCATTGTTTGTCGACCATCTCTTTTCGTATAAGCATGAATACAGAGGTCTTAACGGTGTGTTAGTTAGGCAGATGAGTGAAATGCCATATTTCGGTATGGAGATCAATTTTAACTTATAA